The DNA sequence ACGTTGGGTATCCGGATCCATTTTTCCTTCCGTCATGACGAGGTAACGGCGCAGGTCGATAATTTTATCAACGTGCTCGTTCATAACCGGACACTGGTCTTCACAGTTGCGGCATGTCGTACAGCCCCAGATTTCTTCTTCGGTAATGACGTCCCCGATCAGACTGACGTCATATGGATTGATTTGCATCTCTTTCGCCCCGTCCGGTCCGGCAGCGGCAAGCTGATTCCCGCGGGTATGTTTAAATGCCGGCGTCGGCATCCACGGACTCTGGGAGGTGACAGCCGCTCCTTTTTCGGTGAGGTGATCACGCATTTTCAGAATAAGATCCATCGGTGAGAGCATTTTGCCTGTGCCTGTCGCCGGACACATATTCGTACAGCGTCCGCATTCGACGCAGGCATACAGATCAAGCAGCTGTTTTTGATCAAAGTCTTCAATTTGATTTTTACCAAATTTCTCTGCTTCTTCATCTTCAAAGTCGATCGGCTCCAGCTGTCCGCGCTTATGCGTAGGTCCGAGCCAGACGTTCGCAGGGCCTGCCACGAGATGGGCATGCTTGGACTGCGGAATATAGACGAGGAAAACGAGGAGAAACATCAGGTGTGCCCACCAGAAAAAGAAGAAACCAGCGGAAGCGGCGGTCGCTCCTATTGGAGCAAGTCCGGCTGCAAGTGTCGATGCAATTGGTTCCGCTGCAGTTAAATCTTTTCCGAGCCATACAAACTCCATGCCTTTAGCCAGCAGTTTGGAAACCATCAGTCCCCCGATAAAAATAAGAACGAGACCGGATTTGAAATTCTGCTTTAAGCGAACGAGTTTTTCCACGTAACGCCGGTGGAACGCCCAGACGACAGCGATGAGAATCATGACGACGACAATTTCCTGGAAAAAGGTAAAGAACGGGTAAACCGGTCCGAGTGGAAGATGACTTCCGGGATTCAACCCTTTCCAGATCACGTCGATGGCGCTGAACTGGACGAGCAGGAAGCCATAGAAGAACATGACGTGAATAATTCCGCTCTTCTTGTCTTTTAAAAGTTTGCTCTGACCGAATACCATCGTGATCATAGCGTTAATGCGCTCTTTCGTTCCTGCAATAAATTCCGGTTTATGTCCGAGCTTGATGAAATCTATTCTTGTTTTGACGAGTCTTGCGAACAGATAAACAGCGTAGGCAGTTACAAGCAGGAACATAATCCAGTTAATAATAATTGGATTCATGGAAAATACCCCTTTCTAAATATGTAAGGAAATGGTTGGTTCTTTGTAAAATCAGTATAGCATAATTTAAACTGAATGAGTATTCATTCATAGAATTTCTTCTGTAAAAAATTGCTTTTTACTTCTCACTCGTTATTATAGCATAGCTTTTTTGTTGTTGTAAGCGTTTTCTAATCCGGAAATTTTATTTGGTCTGACGTTCGCGTTATGATAGTTTGATAGAATAAATCTAAGAAGGACAACCACTGGAGGCTGAATAAGATGAATAAATTCCGTTGGACTGCCGCTGCTCTTTTGGCCTGGATCTCCACGGATCTTTACATGGGCAAAAAAGCACATCAGAAAAAAGCGGAAGATTTCGTTCCGCCTGAAGTTACAAGCGGGGAAGCGGAGTTTTTCATGCATGGAGATACGCTTTTCAGCCATATGCTTAAACGACTGCGGGCGTCAGACTGTCATATTTACATGCATTTCTACATTTTCCGGGATGATAATCTTGGATCCGAGATTCTTACTACATTAATTCAAAAAGCAGAAGAGGGGGTGAAGGTGAAGCTGATGATCGATTGGGCAGGAGCCCGTATCAGCCTTCAAACCAGGCGCCGGTTAAAACGGTCCGGTGTCGAACTGGTATATTCCCAAAAACCTAAGCTCCCTTTTCTCTTCTATTCAATAAATGAACGAAACCACCGGAAAGTTACTGTTATCGATGGGGAGCATGCTTATGTGGGAGGATTCAATGTCGGAGATGAATATACCGGCAACGATCCTGTAATCGGTTCCTGGAGGGATTATCACTTGTATGTACGGGGGATAGCAGTCGCCGCTCTCGGACGGCAGTTTGCCCGGGACTGGAATGCAGCCTGCGGGGAAAAACTCGATATTACGATGCCTTCCTTCCGCCCGGAAACAGAAATTCCTATTCAGCTTCTGTCTACAGACGGAGACCATGTTCCCAATCATTTCAAAGCGATATTTAAACGGGCCGAGCATTCCGTTTTCATCGGCACTCCTTACTACATTCCGGGGGCTGATATGCACCGGGAAGTATTAAAGCTAGCCCGGCGCGGTGTGAAGGTACGGATCATGATTCCGAAAAACCCCGACCACCCGCTCGTTAAAGATGCCGCCTATCCTTATATGCCCGAACTTCTTGACGCCGGTGTGGAGATAAGGCAGTTTGAAGACGGATTTTTTCATGCCAAATTTATCCTGATCGACGATAAGATTTTCGATATTGGCACCGCCAACTTTGACATGCGCAGTTTCTACATCAATCATGAGGTGAATTGCATTATTGAAGATGAGGCGTGGATCCGTAATGTCATGAGCCGCATTGAGCGTGATTTCTTTACATACGGGGAGCTGATCACTTATGAAACCCTCGCAGCGAGAACCCGTTGGGAGCGGACGCGCACCTCGGTTGCCAACCTTTTTTCTTCCTGGTTGTAAAACATGTTTATACCCTTTGTGAAGGGGTATTATATTAATAACAACATGATTCAGCAGCACAGAATACATGTTAAATTGCTGTCGCCTTCCAGGCGGCAGCAATTTCTAGTTTACAGACACAATTGAAGATGATTCTCTTTATCATTTAAGGGGGGAGAGCGTTATGACAGCTACATCTGTTTCATCTCTCTACCGCAGTATAAACTCTTCAATTACCATCAAAAACCGGGAGCTGTTTGCAGCGCTTACCGGCGGCTTTTTTCTCGCGGCCGGGCTTATCACCGATCCCGGGACTCTTTCCGTCCTCTTTTACGTCCTCTCCTACATTACCGGCGGTTATTATAAGACAAAAGAAGGCCTGCTGGATATGATCCACAACCGTTCTCTTAACGTAGAGATTCTGATGCTGCTCGCTGCAGTCGGTGCCGCTTCCATCGGCTTTTGGAGCGAAGGCGCTATCCTGATTTTTATCTTTGCGATGAGCGGCGCTCTGGAAACCTATACGATACAAAAAAGTGAAAAAGATCTCTCCAATCTCGTCAAGCTCGCACCTATGGAAGCAGAACGCATCACAGTGGATGGAAATACGGTCACTGTATCAGTAGAATCTCTCCGCCCGGGTGACACCATCCTCGTAAAAAACGGGGAACGGATTCCAGCGGACGGAAAGGTCATGACCGGAAATTCAGCCATTGATGAATCGGCTATTACCGGCGAACCTGTTCCTGTAGAAAAGCAGCAAGGGGACGCTGTATACACAGGTACAATGAACGGCACCGGTTCCCTTACCGTAGAGGTGACTAAAGAAAATAAAGATTCCCTATTCCAGAAAATGATTCAGCTCGTTGAAGAAGCCCGGCTGAGCCGTCCTCCTTCCCAGCAGCTGATCGAGCGTATTGAAGGCCCTTACGTTATAACGGTACTTATTGCCGTCACGCTTATGATGGCCGTCCCCCCTTTAGCATTTAATTCTCCCGTACAGGAAACCTTTTACCGGGCGATGGTTCTTCTCGTTGTTGCTTCCCCGTGTGCAGTAGTAGCCTCAGTTATGCCTGCTCTTTTGTCAGCAGTATCGACAGGCGCACGCCACGGGATCTTATCGAAGGGCGGTATCCCTATCGAACAGCTGGGGAGAATGAAAGCCATCGCTGTCGACAAAACCGGTACCCTCACTAAAGGAGAACCGGCTGTCACTGACACCTTCCTTGAAAAAGAAGCAGAGAATAACATTCATTTATTTGAAGTACTTGCAGGAGTGGAAGCCCAGTCTTCCCATCCGCTTGCTGAAGCCGTCGTCCGCTATGCGGCCTCTCTTTCCCCCAATAGAGTTATCGTCGATTCCGTGACAGATCACACCGGTCACGGAGTGGAAGCCATCATCGGCACCGAGCGGTGGCTGATCGGAAATGAAGCATTAACCGCCCACGGCAGCTGGTCGGAAGAAGCCCGGGCCACCCACCTTGCCTGGACGAAAAGCGGACATACCGTTATTTTCGTCATGAAAGATGATATCCCTCAGGCCCTCATTGCGCTGAAAGATGAAATCCGCCCGGAAGCGGTGCAGTTTATTCAGGAATTGAAGCGTCATAACGTTCATACGGTTATGATTACCGGGGATAATGAGCAGACGGCAAGAGCGATCGCGGAAGAAACCGGCCTTGATGCCTGGATTTCCAAATGTCTCCCTGCAAAGAAAGTAGAAGAAATTGACAAACTGCGGGAAGAATACGGAATGGTAGTGATGGTAGGAGACGGCGTAAACGATGCTCCGGCAATGGCCAAGGCCGACATCGGTATCGCCATGGGGTCCGGGACCGATGTCGCTATCGACACCGCTGATTTAGTGCTCATGAAAAGTGAACTCTCGAAAATCCGTCTTGCCTTTCGGCTATCCAAGCGTCTGAAGCGGATCGTCACCCAGAACTTGATCTTCTCCGTTGCCGTAATACTGATGCTGATAACAGCGAATTTTCTTCCACAGCTGCACTTGACCCTTCCACTCGGTGTTATCGGACATGAAGGAAGCACCATTCTTGTTATCTTAAACGGCCTGCGGATGCTGAAAGCTTAAAGTAGCAATTTTAGAGGAGGCCGCTGTAAGGAACATTCAATCCTGCTTTATCTTTTGAAACGGGACTTTTCCATTTACACTGCCGCTCCAATCGTTTCTGTGTACTTTTCTTTTTTCCGGAGGAAGCTGAAATTCTTCGTACATTTCTTTTGGATACGTATCGAACTCTGCCTGCTGCTCAATGGATAGACCGTAATGGACTTCTTTAATTCCGCTCCAGTAAACAGCTCCAAGACACATCGGACACGGTTCGCAGTTTGTATACAGGACACAACCGCTTAAATCCGTCGTCTGCAGTTTCGCTCCCGCTTTCTGAATCGCACGTATTTCTCCATGAGCGGTTGGATCATAGACCGCTTTTCCGTCATTGACTCCATAAGCTGCCGCTTCGCCTTCTTTAACGACTATAGCTGCAAAGGGGAGCTGACCTGCTTTAACGTTATCTTCTGCCATCTGTACACAAATTTCCATCCATTTTTGATGTTCTTCTGCCATGAAAATCACCTCTTGTTTTTCTTTCCCTCTTCCTTACTATTTATGCATGTCTTTTCTATGCAGAATCTTTTAGAACGTTTAGTCCAGCTCTGCTGACGTCAAGTATCGTTATAACGATGTCCGGCACACTTCCCCGGCCCGTGAAAAAGGAAGAAACGCAGACATTCTTTCAGAATAATAATGTTATCCCAAGCGGCTTCATTTACTTTCGTGTTTATCGGCTCTGCGCTCAGCCCTATGTATAAAAAAAGCCTTCGCTCATCCTGTTCAGGTATGAGCGAAGGCGGAAGTTACGCGAAAAAAGTTGTAGAAACCCACTGAAAAATCTTATATCCAAAGTATATTCCGAAAATCCCCATAATACCGGGAAGTGCCGGCGGAGCCGGGATCGGAAGCTTAACCCACGCAAATAGAAATCCTACTATTAAACCAGCTATTAATGCTAAAAATACGTCCTGCATGTTTTTCCACCTTTCTTTTCCAATTACCGCTGTCAACTTTTCTAACTTCTATCATTCTAACAGAAAGAGGTACGTACATCTATCCTTTTTCTTAAAAAATGAAAAAAAGTTTAAACGTCAAAGTAATTTTGTTTAAATAATCCGACAGCTGACAGCGGATCTATTCTCCGAAAAGCTGTAAAGAAAGACTTATGCTTCTTTATTTATGGCAAATGTAAAAACTCTCCAGAAAGCAGCGATGCCTCCTGGAGAGTTTTTTAATTATCGTTTTATTCTGTTGTTCGTGTTTTTCGAGGTGTTTTCAAGAGAAAAGCTGCCCCAGCGGCCATTAGGAGTCCAATCAGCGCATAGAGCGGAGAATTGGAAGCCGTTTCAGGAAGTTCATCTCCTTCTTTCTCCTCGGGCTGTACAGGTTCTACACCTTCTTCCATTTCTTCTTCTGAAGGCGTTTCATCGCTCATCACCGCCCAGTAGGCAGGTTTAACTTTTTTATCGACGTCGAACACAAAAGGAGCGTCTTTGCCGACGCCGTCGTTGAATTCTTCAGCACGATCGTCGAGCCACGTATGATCATCTGCAATGCCCCAGAACGTGAGGCTGGTGATGGCATCATCCAGGGATTTATACAAGCTGAATAACTGATGATACCTCTCTGCCTGGCGTTCAAATGCTTCTTCCGGAATATCTTCGTAGGTTTCAAACGCCGGCTCCGGCGGATAGCCGTAAAGGCTGACATCCAGTTCGGTTATATGTGTTTCAAGACCGAGCTCATCGAATAATAGAATCGATTCTTCAATTTCACCAATCGTCGGCCAGTCCAGCTGAATGTGGGCCTGGTGACCAATGCCGTCAATCGGAACTCCTTCATCAAGCATTTCTTTCACCAGATCATATAAATCATCACGCTTCGGATTAATTTCGGTATTGTAGTCATTAATAAACAGCTTCGCGTCTTCTCCGCCATATTCCCGTGCCGTATGAAAGGCTGTTTTAATGTATTCATCTCCGGTAATCTGATACCATTCTGTTTCCCGCATTCCTCCTCCGTCATCAATAACTTCATTGACCACATCCCAGGCATCTACGTCGTCCTTATAGCGTTCAACGACTGTTTTTACGTGGGTTTCCAGCCGCTCCAGAAGCAGCTCTTTGTTTGCTTCCTGCTGCTCCGGATCTTCCTCCTCCACCATTTCGTTACCTTCTTCATCTAAAAAGAACCATTCAGGAACCTGATTATGCCAGATAAGGGTATGATAACGGAGTTCCAGATCATGCTCGTTTGCAAACTCCACGAGCTGATCTGCTTCCTCCCAGTTAAATTCCCCTTCTTCCGGTTGAATATAAAGCGGCTTCATGACGTTTTCGGCTACGACACTGCTGTAGTGATGCTTAAGTATTTCTCCATGCTCGCCTTCCAGTTGGTAAAGCTCTACGGCGGCTCCTATATCAAAAGAGTCTTCAAACTGTTTTTCCATTGAGTCCACATCAAGGGCATGCGGTTGATGTTCTTCTGCGGAAACGGCTGCTGTACCTGCCAAAGGAGCCGCAAGAGTTACTGCCAGTGCTGCTGCAACGGTTCGTTTTACCTGTTTCAAAAAAACCTCTCCTTTACGTATGTTTTAGTTTTGATGGCAACTTTTTTCTGTCTGTTAAAATATGAGTGTTATCTATCGTGTACAAATCTGCCGGACACCTCCCCTGTTTGAAAGCGTTATCACTCACAAGTAACTATACAGCAAGTAACTTAGTTGATTCAATGAATTAACTAAGTTTTCGGAATAATGCCCAGGCTTGTTCATGACTTTTAATTATTAGTACCTATTGATACCTGCTGTTAAATATAGGTAAATAGTTGATCATCATTTTATCGGTCGATGATTTTCCGCAGCGGGTGTTCCGGCTCCTCTTTGGAATGCAGAAATGAAATATTTGCCCAAAAATAACCCCTGCCTTCTGATCCGGCAGGGGTTCTCTCTTATTACATTTTTTCCGGCGCGTGCACGCCGACGAGATCGAGGGCATCGGCCAGCGTAATGCGGACCGCTTCGACGAGAGCAAGACGAGCTTTCGTTAAACTTTCATCGCTCGTTATTACTTTCTCAGCATTGTAGAAGCTGTGGAGGGTCTGGGCAAGGTCGTATACATAATTTGTCATCCGGTGCGGAGCGTGGCGCTTCGCCGCTTCGACAACCGCTTCCGGGTATTCTCCGATTTTCTTCATCAAGTCCTGATCTTTCTCACTTGCGAGGACACTAAGGTCGGCTTCGGAATCGACGCTGCAGCCTTTTTCTTCCGCCTGACGGATCATACTGCAAATGCGGGCATGGGCGTACTGCACGTAATAAACAGGATTTTCGTTGGACTCTGATTTTGCAAGGTCCAGGTCAAAGTCGAGATGTGTTTCTGCTGCACGCATCGCGAAAAAGTAGCGCGTGGCATCAATTCCGACTTCTTCCATCAACTCGCGCATCGTTACCGCATTGCCGGTACGTTTACTCATTTTCACCTTTTCTCCGTGCTCAAACAAGTTGACCATCTGAATAATCTGTACTGTCAGCTGTTCTTTGTCGTATCCGAGAGCCTGAATCGCTGCCCGCATTCTCGGAATATAGCCGTGGTGATCCGCTCCCCAGATATTGACGAGCTCTTCAAAACCACGGTTCAGCTTATCTTTATGATAAGCAATATCCGGAGTTAAATACGTGTAGGTGCCGTCATTTTTAATCAGTACACGGTCTTTATCATCCCCGTATTCCGTGGATCGCAGCCACGTGGCTCCTTCGTGGTCATATGTTTTGCCCCGTTTATGAAGTTCATCGAGCACCGGCTGAATTTTATTATCGTCGTAAAGAGACGTTTCAGAAAACCAGTTGTCAAAGTGCACACGAAAGTCTGCTAAGTCGTTTTTCAGCTTATCAAGCTCCCGCTTCAGTCCGAACTCCCTGAAAAAAGCGCGGCGCTTTTCCTGATCTGTATCTTTAAAGCGGTCTCCGTAATCTTTGACGATCTCTTTGGCAAAGCCAATAATATCAGCCCCGCGGTACCCGTCTTCAGGCATCGCCGTATCTTCCCCGATTTCCTGAAGGTAGCGGGCTTCAATGGAGAGGGTTAAATTATCTATCTGGTTGCCGGCGTCGTTAAGATAGTATTCCCGGGCGACGTTGTATCCTGCTTTTTCCAGAATGTTGCTGAGGGAATCTCCGACGGCAGCTCCCCGTGCATGCCCTAAATGCAGCGTCCCGGTTGGATTGGCAGAAACAAACTCCACCTGCACTTTTTTACCGCCGCCAAAATCCGAACGTCCAAATTGCTGCTTTTTCGAAAGTGCTGTTTTTACGATGTCTGCCAGGTAGTCTTTTTTCATAAAGAAATTAATAAATCCGGGACCCGCGATATCAAGTTTGTCCACGGCCGCGGCATCATAATCGATGTGGGCAGCGATATCGTCAGCGATCGCACGAGGCGCTTTTTTGGCAACGCGTGCCAGCTTCATCGCGACGTTGGACGCAAAATCTCCGTGAGCTTTATCCTTCGGTGTTTCAATGACGATATCGGGAATTTCTTCCTGCTGTGCCAGCCCCGCTGACAATACTGCTTTGTGCAGCTGTTCTTTTAATCCCTGCTTCAGCTCTTCTACTTGACTCATTGGGCAGCCTCCTCGAATGTTACTTCCATGTTATATGTTCCTGTTGTAGACCCTTGAAGCGTCAATATATAAATAAGGGAAATTACTCCCCGGTTCTGCTCTTCATTCCACTGATAATCAACGTGTTCGGTCGCAGTTTCCATTGCCATGGGACCGTAAGCACTCCGGTACGTCCCTTCGGTTTTCACACCTTCGATAAACCGCTGATTCATAGTGATGGCACCTTCCCGCCTGACGGTCATTACCCCTTCCCGCAGCTGAATCGTCTGCAGGGTCTGCGGTTCATTTTCTTCCCGCGGTTCACGGAAACGTACAACGAGCAGGCTTCCGCGCCACATGATTTCTCCGGAAGCATCCATCGAGTGCCGTTCCCTCTGCTTTCCGTCCTTTATTGTCGTCCGTATCTTTATGTCCACCGGCATTCTGTTTTCACTCATGTTTATTCACCCGTTCCTTCCGTTTATAACTAGCTTATTATAACGGAAATGACCCCTCTGCTTCAAGAGGGGGCTTTCTGTATTAGAAAGTTAAAACGAAGCGGAAACGTGCCCGTGGAAGAAGGAGGTCGGAAGATCCCGCAGGGCGTAAGCCTTACCCGGAGATCTCCTTCACGGCAGGCCTGCCGGGTTGCAGCGAAGTTTTCTTATATATCAACAACAGACACAGCTATTTACTTAAAACCGAGAAGCATTTCCCGAATAAATTTGCAGGCAGCCACGGACGTCTGCTCGGAGGGATCATAGGCAGGAGCTACTTCCACCAGGTCGAATCCTATTACATTAACCTCTGAACCGGCTATGGCGTGCAGCGCCTCGAGCAGTTCGCTCGAAGTAATTCCCCCTGCTTCCGGTGTGCCGGTCCCCGGTGCAAAAGCGGGATCCAGGACGTCAATGTCGACTGTCAAATAAACATTTCTTCCCTTCAGCTGAGGGAGCATTTTCTTAAGCGGCTCTGCGGCGTAAAACTTCGACATATGCATTCCGGAAGAAGCCGCATAGGCAAATTCCTCTCTCATACCGGACCTGATTCCAAACGAATAAATGTTTTCCGGCCCGAGAAGTTCACAGGCTTTACGGATCGGGGTCGAGTGGGACAGCGTTTCCCCTTCATATTCTTCCCGAAGATCCGCATGGGCATCGATATGAATCACTGCAAGATTTTCGAATGCTTCGTGTGCAGCTTTAACTACCGGCCACGTCACCAGATGTTCTCCCCCTATACCAGCAGGAGTTTTCCCGTCTTTAAAAAGAAGGGCTGCGTACTCTTCGATCATTTCAATGCTTCTTGCTGCATTGCCGAACGGCAGCAGCATGTCGCCTGCATCATGGATATTTATCTGCTCGAGACCACGATCCAGATAGACGCTGTATTCCTCCAGACCGATGGAGGCTTCACGGATGCGGTTCGGGCCGAAACGGGAGCCGGGCCGAAAACTGCCTGTGAAATCCATCGGCATTCCGAAAAGGACAAATTCAGCTTCTTCATATGATTTATCAGCGGTAATAAATTTCCTGCCTGAATATTTTTCATCAAAAAACATGCTGCTACTCTCCTTCTGTCAACTGCTGCACGAATTTAGGCAGAGCAAAAGAGGCCCGGTGAATTTCTTTTGTATAATAATTTGTTTCAAAAGAGTGGAACCGTTCTTCTTCCACCTGGAGCGGGTCGTACACTTTTGAACCGAGGGTGAAGGTCCACAGCCCGCTCGGATACGTAGGAATGTTCGCTGTGTAAAGACGGGTCACAGGGAAAACGGCGGAAATATCCCGATAGGCGTCTTGAATCAGCTGCTTATGAAACCATGGATTATCCGTCTGCGCGACAAAGATTCCGTCTTCTTTCAGCGCTCTGGAAATCCCTTCATAAAAACCTTTAGTAAAGAGGTTTACTGCAGGTCCTACCGGTTCCGTAGAATCCACCATAATAACGTCATATTCATTATTACTTTCAGCAATATGCATAAACCCGTCGGCTACACGGACCTCAACCCGTGCATCATCAAGCGCTCCGGCAATAGTCGGCAGATACTGCTTTGAATATTCGATCACTCTGCCGTCAATTTCTACGAGCGTGGCCTTCTGGACTTCCGGATGTTTCAAAATCTCCCGGATTACCCCTCCGTCGCCCCCGCCGACAACAAGGACGTTTTCCGGATTGGGATGCGAATGCAAAGGAACGTGAGCGACCATTTCGTGATAAACGAACTCGTCTTTTTCCGTCGTCATGACCATGCCGTCAAGCAGAAGCATGTTCCCGAATTCGGCTGTTTCTACTATGTCCAGCTGTTGGAATTCCGTTTTTTCACTAACATAAGTACGCTTAATTTCTGCTGTAATACCGAAGTGCTCTGTCTGTTTTTCTGTAAACCAAATGCTCATAACATGTCTTCCTCCTACTATTCGTGTTTTACACTCTCTTAAAAATACCTAAGAAAGGCAGAAAGCGCAAGAGCAGAGGGGGAATGGAAATCGCACAGCGTTATAACGTGTACGCCATCGGTTCTTTCACCTTCTGCGGAGCAGGCTTTCGGGTTCCCGAATGTCGAAGTCCCTGAAAAACTGTATGGGATATGTTTTCCACCTGCTTAAAATTAATATATAAGATGAACTTTTTATCAGTTTCCATTTTTGTAAACGGCAGCCTTCGTTTCCATGGGGAAGCTTTACGGGTGGGACGACCTCAGCTGATTCCTTCCTCCCTGCGGTCGTGCGGGGTGGAGCTTGTCCTCTATCGCCCCGGAGTCACCCCATTCCCACTTCGGCTGCCTCGAGAGACTTACTTTATAAAATTGATCCCTGTATAAATTGTAGTTAGTGAGATTCTAAGTCTAAATTGCAGCATACTTTTCTGTTTATCATTCAAATAAAGAAGCGAAAATTGGCCTATGGAGAAGGAGGCAGGAAGATTCTGCAGAACGTCTTTGCCAGCAGGATATCTCTTCTACGGCAAAGCTGCATCGAAAATTTTTTCATAATAACAGCAACGAACGATAACAAAGCCGTAAATAAACAATAGAGCAGGCGTTATCTGCAAACGAAAAGAAGCCCCTCGCCGGGGGCTTCTTTTCGTTACCGGGTTTGAGCCGGTTTCTTTTTCGGTTTATGCTTTTCCCTGTTCCTGCACGCGCAGTTCAATACGCCGGATTTTTCCGGATGTTGTTTTTGGAAGCTCATCCATAAATTCAATCTGGCGGGGATACTTATAAGGTGCTGTGATCTGCTTTGTATGGTCCTGCAGTTCTTTAATCAGCTCCTCTTCGGTACCGGCCGGCTGTTCTTTCAGCACGATGAACGCTTTTACGATACTTCCGCGTGTTTCATCAGGAGAAGCGACGACGGCACACTCGCGGACCGATGGGTGCTTAATGAGCGCATCTTCTACTTCAAACGGCCCGATCGTATAACCGGAGCTGATTATAATATCATCGCTGCGGCCTTTAAACCAGAAATAGCCGTCTTCGTCTTTTACCGCCTGATCGCCGGTCACGTACCAGTCCCCGCGGAAGGCGGCCTGTGTACGTTCCGGGTCCCGGTAATACTCTCTGAAGAGAGCGGCACATTCTTTATGCACGGCGATGTCTCCGACTTCGCCTGCCGGAGCCGGCTGGCCTGCTTCGTCAATAATATCAACTGGATTTCCGGGTGTTGGCTTCCCCATGGAGCCCGGCTTCACTTCCATACCCTGAATATTACAGACAAGCAGCGTGTTTTCAGTCTGTCCGTATCCGTCACGCACTTCGATATTGAATGCTTTCTTAAATGCTTCGATGACCGGCTTGTTCAGCGGCTCGCCTGCGGAAACGGCACTCTTCAGAGCAGAAAGGTCGTACGAAGCAAGATTATCCAGTTTGGACATGATCCGGTATTCTGTCGGCGTACAGCAAAGGACGCTGATCTTTTCATCTTCCAGCAGCTGCAGATATTTGTCGGCGTCAAACGGTCCGTGATAAACGAAAGCTGTTGCTCCGAGCGTAACGGTGGAAAGGAAAGGACTCCAGATCCATTTCTGCCAGCCCGGTGCCGCTGTAGCCCAGACGACGTCTCCTTCTTCTACTCCTAGCCACTTTCTTGCTGCCGTGCGGACGTGGGCGTACCCCCACCCATGGGTATGAACAACGCCTTTCGGATTGCCGGTCGTGCCCGACGTATAAGATAGAAAGGCCATGTCATTTCTGGATGTACTTTCTCCTTTGTATTCTTTCTTTTCTTTTGCGGCGAGTTCTTCCAGAGGAGCCCAGTCCGTTTCTTCTCCTCCGATAATAAATTTATTGCCAAGAGCCGGATGGGATTCTCCGATTGCATTTACTTCTGATGTCGT is a window from the Alkalicoccus halolimnae genome containing:
- a CDS encoding (Fe-S)-binding protein; translated protein: MNPIIINWIMFLLVTAYAVYLFARLVKTRIDFIKLGHKPEFIAGTKERINAMITMVFGQSKLLKDKKSGIIHVMFFYGFLLVQFSAIDVIWKGLNPGSHLPLGPVYPFFTFFQEIVVVMILIAVVWAFHRRYVEKLVRLKQNFKSGLVLIFIGGLMVSKLLAKGMEFVWLGKDLTAAEPIASTLAAGLAPIGATAASAGFFFFWWAHLMFLLVFLVYIPQSKHAHLVAGPANVWLGPTHKRGQLEPIDFEDEEAEKFGKNQIEDFDQKQLLDLYACVECGRCTNMCPATGTGKMLSPMDLILKMRDHLTEKGAAVTSQSPWMPTPAFKHTRGNQLAAAGPDGAKEMQINPYDVSLIGDVITEEEIWGCTTCRNCEDQCPVMNEHVDKIIDLRRYLVMTEGKMDPDTQRTMKNIEKQGNPWGINRKERENWRDGRDDIDVPTVREMKKREEEFEYLFFVGSMGSYDNRSMKVAQSFAKIMNEAGIKFAILGNKEKNSGDTPRRIGNEFLFQELAAANIQEFEKNDIKKIVTIDPHTYNTFKNEYPDFGLDAEIYHHSELLFQWIQEGRIKPTHEVNEQIVYHDSCYLGRYNDVYDPPREILKSIPGVELVEMERNRENGMCCGAGGGMMWMEEDTGTRVNVARTEQALATSSSMIGSACPYCLTMMSDGTKAKEVDEEVQTLDVAEILERSLVKKEAPAAV
- a CDS encoding nucleoside deaminase, which translates into the protein MAEEHQKWMEICVQMAEDNVKAGQLPFAAIVVKEGEAAAYGVNDGKAVYDPTAHGEIRAIQKAGAKLQTTDLSGCVLYTNCEPCPMCLGAVYWSGIKEVHYGLSIEQQAEFDTYPKEMYEEFQLPPEKRKVHRNDWSGSVNGKVPFQKIKQD
- the cls gene encoding cardiolipin synthase, whose protein sequence is MNKFRWTAAALLAWISTDLYMGKKAHQKKAEDFVPPEVTSGEAEFFMHGDTLFSHMLKRLRASDCHIYMHFYIFRDDNLGSEILTTLIQKAEEGVKVKLMIDWAGARISLQTRRRLKRSGVELVYSQKPKLPFLFYSINERNHRKVTVIDGEHAYVGGFNVGDEYTGNDPVIGSWRDYHLYVRGIAVAALGRQFARDWNAACGEKLDITMPSFRPETEIPIQLLSTDGDHVPNHFKAIFKRAEHSVFIGTPYYIPGADMHREVLKLARRGVKVRIMIPKNPDHPLVKDAAYPYMPELLDAGVEIRQFEDGFFHAKFILIDDKIFDIGTANFDMRSFYINHEVNCIIEDEAWIRNVMSRIERDFFTYGELITYETLAARTRWERTRTSVANLFSSWL
- a CDS encoding XapX domain-containing protein; this encodes MQDVFLALIAGLIVGFLFAWVKLPIPAPPALPGIMGIFGIYFGYKIFQWVSTTFFA
- a CDS encoding heavy metal translocating P-type ATPase, producing the protein MTATSVSSLYRSINSSITIKNRELFAALTGGFFLAAGLITDPGTLSVLFYVLSYITGGYYKTKEGLLDMIHNRSLNVEILMLLAAVGAASIGFWSEGAILIFIFAMSGALETYTIQKSEKDLSNLVKLAPMEAERITVDGNTVTVSVESLRPGDTILVKNGERIPADGKVMTGNSAIDESAITGEPVPVEKQQGDAVYTGTMNGTGSLTVEVTKENKDSLFQKMIQLVEEARLSRPPSQQLIERIEGPYVITVLIAVTLMMAVPPLAFNSPVQETFYRAMVLLVVASPCAVVASVMPALLSAVSTGARHGILSKGGIPIEQLGRMKAIAVDKTGTLTKGEPAVTDTFLEKEAENNIHLFEVLAGVEAQSSHPLAEAVVRYAASLSPNRVIVDSVTDHTGHGVEAIIGTERWLIGNEALTAHGSWSEEARATHLAWTKSGHTVIFVMKDDIPQALIALKDEIRPEAVQFIQELKRHNVHTVMITGDNEQTARAIAEETGLDAWISKCLPAKKVEEIDKLREEYGMVVMVGDGVNDAPAMAKADIGIAMGSGTDVAIDTADLVLMKSELSKIRLAFRLSKRLKRIVTQNLIFSVAVILMLITANFLPQLHLTLPLGVIGHEGSTILVILNGLRMLKA